Proteins encoded together in one Desulfocurvibacter africanus subsp. africanus DSM 2603 window:
- a CDS encoding Panacea domain-containing protein has protein sequence MISINDACDYVIAKASEAGIGLNNLKLQKILYYCQAWHLAFGKGRLFDGHFQAWVHGPVSRTIYDRFALTKSLYSPLSSSDIREDFNAAAMSQEARELIDAVLNVYGQFTGDQLESMTHQEEPWKSARGDLPLHVRCENPIDEDVMAKFYASRLEK, from the coding sequence ATGATTAGCATTAATGACGCCTGTGATTACGTAATTGCGAAAGCTAGTGAGGCTGGAATTGGGCTTAATAACCTTAAGCTTCAAAAAATACTGTATTACTGCCAAGCTTGGCATTTAGCATTTGGGAAAGGCCGGCTTTTTGATGGTCATTTCCAGGCTTGGGTACATGGCCCAGTGAGTCGCACCATTTATGACCGTTTTGCACTCACTAAGTCTCTGTATTCTCCGCTTTCATCTTCTGATATTAGAGAAGATTTTAATGCTGCGGCGATGTCTCAAGAAGCTCGAGAGCTTATTGATGCAGTGTTGAATGTTTATGGACAGTTTACTGGTGACCAACTGGAAAGCATGACCCACCAGGAAGAGCCTTGGAAGAGTGCTCGCGGGGATCTTCCCTTGCATGTCCGTTGTGAGAATCCGATAGACGAAGATGTCATGGCAAAATTCTACGCTTCTCGGTTGGAAAAGTAA